The following are encoded in a window of Gemmatimonadales bacterium genomic DNA:
- the bfr gene encoding bacterioferritin codes for MKGNEKLLTVLNQLLADELTAISQYMVHSEMCESWGYGKLHKAIEGQAMDEMHHAEWLIQRIIFLEGAPVVSKLNPMKIGATVPDMIGNDQVDELSAVKAYNEGIRVAREVGDQGSVELLTKILVMEEGHVDWAEEQRDQISQMGLQNYLANQTEGAAG; via the coding sequence ATGAAAGGCAACGAGAAGCTGCTCACGGTCCTGAACCAGCTCCTGGCCGACGAGCTGACCGCCATCAGCCAGTACATGGTGCACTCGGAGATGTGCGAGAGCTGGGGCTACGGGAAGCTGCACAAGGCGATCGAGGGCCAGGCGATGGACGAGATGCACCACGCCGAGTGGCTCATCCAGCGGATCATCTTCCTGGAGGGCGCGCCGGTGGTCTCCAAGCTCAACCCGATGAAGATCGGCGCGACGGTGCCGGACATGATCGGCAACGACCAGGTGGACGAGCTGAGCGCGGTGAAGGCGTACAACGAAGGCATCCGGGTCGCCCGGGAGGTGGGCGACCAGGGCAGCGTCGAGCTGCTGACCAAGATCCTGGTGATGGAAGAAGGGCACGTGGATTGGGCCGAGGAGCAGCGGGACCAGATCAGCCAGATGGGCCTGCAGAACTACCTGGCCAACCAGACGGAGGGCGCGGCGGGCTGA